The sequence below is a genomic window from Bradyrhizobium septentrionale.
GCCGGGTTTCGTCGCGTCGTAACGTCAGGTCGGCTTGTTCGGACGGACGCTGCTGCGGAACTCCTCGAAACTTTCCTTCATGCGGTCCTGGATGATCTTGACCGCGTCGGTGGTCGACTGCCGTGCGGTCGACGCGCTGTCCTGGGCGCCCTTCACCGCAATATCGAACATCTTCCGGGCGAATTCGGTCTGCAGGGTGAGGTTCTCATGGACCTTGCCGAGCGGCTTGTAATCGCGCGCCAGCGTCGAGGCCTCGCGCAGCCCGGCCTCCAGCACCTCGCGCTGCTTCTGCGCCACCGATTG
It includes:
- a CDS encoding phasin family protein; the protein is MTDNSSYIDMLRKFGSDLGLPKLNVDELLQAQKKNLEALGQSAKVAAQGAQSVAQKQREVLEAGLREASTLARDYKPLGKVHENLTLQTEFARKMFDIAVKGAQDSASTARQSTTDAVKIIQDRMKESFEEFRSSVRPNKPT